In the genome of Triticum urartu cultivar G1812 chromosome 5, Tu2.1, whole genome shotgun sequence, one region contains:
- the LOC125511188 gene encoding uncharacterized protein At5g02240-like yields the protein MAAPRPTVLVTGAGGRTGQIVFNKLRERSDQFAARGLVRSEESKHKIGGADDVYVADIREADHLAPAVQGADALIILTSASPKMKPGFDPTKGGRPEFYYEDGAYPEQVDWIGQKNQIDAAKAAGVKHIVLVGSMGGTNPNHPLNSLGNGNILVWKRKSEQYLADSGVPYTIIRPGGLQDKDRGVRELIVGKDDELLQTDTKAIPRADVAEVCVQALQYEEVKFKAFDLASKPEGEGTPTKDFKALFSKVTARF from the exons ATGGCCGCGCCCCGCCCCACCGTCCTCGTCACCGGCGCCGGCGGCCGCACAG GACAAATCGTGTTCAACAAGCTCAGGGAGAGATCCGACCAGTTCGCGGCGAGGGGCCTGGTGAGGTCGGAGGAGAGCAAGCACAAGATAGGGGGAGCCGACGACGTCTACGTCGCCGACATCAGGGAGGCGGACCACCTCGCGCCCGCCGTCCAGGGCGCCGACGCGCTCATCATCCTCACCAGCGCCTCCCCCAAGATGAAGCCTGGGTTCGACCCCACCAAGGGCGGCCGGCCCGAGTTCTACTACGAGGACGGAGCCTACCCTGAGCAG GTGGATTGGATTGGCCAAAAGAATCAGATTGATGCTG CCAAAGCAGCCGGTGTGAAGCACATAGTGTTGGTGGGATCCATGGGGGGGACGAATCCCAACCACCCACTCAACAGCCTTGGCAATGGCAACATACTG GTCTGGAAGCGCAAGTCTGAACAGTATCTGGCAGACAGTGGAGTTCCTTATACAATCATAAG GCCTGGTGGTCTGCAAGACAAAGATCGGGGAGTGAGGGAGCTGATTGTTGGGAAGGATGATGAGCTTCTCCAGACTGACACTAAGGCAATCCCTAGGGCTGATGTGGCTGAAGTTTGTGTTCAG GCCCTCCAGTATGAAGAGGTGAAGTTCAAGGCATTCGATTTGGCTTCGAAGCCTGAAGGCGAGGGCACCCCAACGAAAGATTTCAAAGCGCTGTTCTCCAAGGTCACAGCCCGGTTTTGA